The DNA segment TTCGCTGGTGATCGAGCAGTGTTCGCGTGAACGAAAACCATGTTTCAGGGTAACATTATTCATGGGTGGCACCGTATCCCCCGATATGCGGTTTGTCATCATCGGAGCCGGTCGAGTTGGCCTCCGGACCGCTCGCGTCCTGCGCGAGGAAGGTCACGAGGTGACGCTGATCGAACGCGACGAGTCAGCGGTACGACGTGCCCGCAATCAGGAGTTCGAGGTCATCCAGGGCGATGGCGCTCGAGAGCCCTTACTCGAGGAGGCAGGCATCAGCGACGCCGACGCGCTTGGGGCGCTCACCAGCGACCTGAACGTCAACTTCGCGGCGTGTATGATCGGGAAACATCACGGCTGTCGAACGATCATGCGCATCGACGAGGATTATCGCGAGGAGATTTACCGCAAGTACGCCGACGAGGTCGACGAGGTGATCTATCCCGAGCGACTGGGTGCGATGGGCGCGAAAAACGCCTTACTCGGGGGCACCATCCGGGCCATCGCCGATATTGCCCAGCACCTGCAGGTGGTCGAACTGACCATCACCCCCGAGGCACCCGTCCGTGGGTACACCATTAGCGAACTCCAGTTACCCGCGGACGCCACGTTGCTCGCCTTCGGAAAGGAAAACGGCACGCTCGCGATCCCGACGGCCGACGAATCACTCGAGGTTGGCGACCGACTGGTCGTTCTCGCGGATTTCGACGTGTTGAGCGACGTCCGCCAGATTCTGGTCGGCGAGCCGGCGCGAAACATGGCGACGGATGGCGGCCTCGAGGCGGGCACCGGTTCCGATTCCAGTACGCACTCGAGCGAACCACGCGACCCACACAACGGAGGACACTGAGATGGTTACTGCATTCGTGATGATCAAGGCGAATACGGGCGAGGCGGATCGACTGAAAGAAAACATTGCGGAGATCGAGGGCGTCGAATCGGCACACATCGTCGCCGGCGACGTCGACATCATCGCCAAAGCGCGCGTCGAGACGCCGGCAGCGGTCAAAGAGATCGCGGCGACACGTATTCAGGGGATTCAGGGCGTCGAGGATACGCAAACGTACATCGCGATGGACTAGAACCCCCACCTTTTGCCCTGCGCTCGGGCTGTCGACAGCAGCGAGCTGCTGCACGACAGCCCGACGCTCGGCAAAAGCTGGACCAAAAGCACTCCTCACTCCCGACGGTCGTTCGTCGGCCCGCTCGGTCGCGTCGCTCCCTCGCGGTGACTGTGCCGGGGCCCCAACCTTTCCCCGGCTCACCGGGTTCGTCGTGGACGACGAACGCCGGTTCCCGGCCAGACCGTTTGTTTCCTCGAGCGAGCACCTCCCGCCCGATCACTCAGTGCTCGAGTTCCTGCACGTCGTGCGTTTCGAGGAAGCCCTCGAGCCAGTCGCGCTGGTCGGCCAGTCGGGGTGACAGGTCGCTGTAGACCGGGTCGAAGACGTCCGTGGGCTCGGGCGCTGGTGTCGTTTCAGCCACCTCGATAGCGTCCTCGAGTTCGGCTTCGACGTCTTCTCGGATCGTTTCGACGAGGTCGTCGTCGAGTACTCCCTGTGCGCGGAGATAGGTTTCGTAGCGCTCGAGCGGGTCGGCGGTCCGCCACTCGGGGAGGTCATCTCGCTCGTCGCGATAGCGCGTGGGGTCGTCGCTGGTCGTGTGCGCTCCCTGCCGGTAGGTCAGGCTCTCGACGAGCACCGGCTCGCCGTCTCGAGCGCATTCGAGGGCTTCCAGGGTGGTCTCGAGGACCGCCAACGGGTCGTTTCCGTCGACCTGTACCCCATCGAAGCCGTAGGCCTCGGCTTTCTGGGCGATTGTCGCACTGGCGGTCTGGCGCTCGCGCGGGAGCGAAATCGCCCAGTCGTTGTTCTCACAGAAGAAGACGACGGGTGCGTCGAACACGCCCGCGAAGTTGAGACCCTCGTGGAAGTCGCCCTCGCTCGTGGCTCCGTCGCCGAAATAACAGAGCACGGCCTGTTCGTCACCACGGTAGTTCCGGGCCATACCCAGTCCGGCGGCGTGTGGAATCTGCGTCGCAATCGGCACCGCCTGTGGGAACACGTTGTACTCGTGGTCGGAGGTGAATTCGGGGTGGCCGCGTCGAAAGAGGAAGATGTCGCTCATCGGTACCCCGTGGGCGATCTGCAGCGCGTTCGACCGATAGGTCGGCACGAGCCAGTCGTCGTCGGCGAGGGCGTGGGCGGCTCCGACCTGGGACGCTTCCTGGCCCTTATACGGCGGATAGCCACTCATCCAACCCCGTCGTTGCAGCGCGACCGCTCGCTCGTCGAACCGTCGTGTCCGAACGATATCCCGGTAGACGGCCAGCGCGTCCTCCTCGCTGAACGGCGTCTCCTCGAGGTCCCGTTCCCCGATAATTCGCTTCATGGCGGAGGGGTCGACCGCGGCCGTGAAAGTGGTTCTGGTCTCGGTTGCTCGTTCGCGGTCGAACTTCATCACTCGAGGGCTCGACGCCGACCGCCGCTCGAGTGCCGAACACTATCGTAGCCATAGAACCGATTTACACACCTACCACGATGGTGTCTTGCGATAGGATGTGCAGTGACTTTCGATGGCTACTATAGCTTCGGACAGCCCATGCTGTTTGGACTGCCCATACCGTTCGGACAGCCCATCCGGTTCCGACAGCGAAAAGAACGCTCGGTTGCTATCGAAGGTATGGACGCTTTCGTCGACGCGGGAGGACTGCTCCTCATGGTCGGCTTGCACACCTTGTTCGCGGCCGTCGCGACCCGTTTCTTCAGGCTTCGCCTCGAGACGAGTTGGGGCGCGCTCGTTTACATCGCCTTCGCCATCCCGGTCGTTCTCTTTGCCTCGATGTTGTTCCTCTCGGGGGCGCTCGGCCTCGGCCCTGACCTGGGCTCGAGAGAGGCGGTGTTCGTCGTCGTCATCGCCTTGCCGGTCATCCTCGGCTACACCATCGACGTGTTCTGGATGCCCCACCCTGACGACGTGGAGTTGCCGGATACGGTCGAATGACATCCTCTTCGGCGTGAACGCCCGGTTTTCCTCGCGCCTGGAGTCTCGGCTATGCCGAGTTGGTTCAGGAGAGCAAACTCTCTCGTCAACGCCGTGAACGGCGGGGGACTCTCTCACTGTTTCACGTAGAAAGCTCCGACGGTGCCGCCACGTCGAACTTTTTGCCTTTCACCGTCGTTCCGAGCCCGTTGACCGCTCCCATCGTTCTCTCGAGCCAGATTCACTCGCGCTCGAGGCGGTCGGCGAGCACGGTTTCGACGCGCTCGAGGACTTCCTCCGGCGATTGGCTGGCGTCGACGCGGACGAACCGCTCGGGTTCGTTCTCGATGAGTCGCTCGTAGTTCGCTCGAACCTGTGAGAGATAGGCGGCGTGTTCGAACTTGTTGGTCGCTCCGGCGCGTGCGGCGGCCGTCTCGGGATCGAGATCGAGGTAAATCGTCAGATCGGGAACGACGGTGAACGCGCGGTGGATGCCGACGATATACTCCATCGGGCGGGTGACTCGACCCTCCAGGGTCGCTCCCTGATAGGCGTAGCGCGAGTCGGCGAATCGGTCGGAGATCACGAGGTCGCCGGCCTCGAGCGCCGGTTCGACGACCCGCGCGAGGTGGTCGGCGTGGTCGGCCGTGTACAAAAACAGTTCCGCGAGCGAATCGGCGTCGTCATCCTGAATCGAACGGTAGACGGCGTCGCCGTACCAGGAACCGGTCTCGCCGGCGGTAGGTTCCCTGGTGAACGTCGCTTCAGGATACGTATCGTGTAAGGCTTCCCACACCGTCGTCTTGCCGGTGCCGTCCAGTCCCTCGAGCGTGACGAGCATATCACGTTATCACCCGTTCTGGTTTATGTGTCTGTCTGTCGCCGTTTCTCGAGAACCCTAACAGAGTTAGGTCATACGTATATCCGGGTGGCCGTCGTGTATACATCCATGAACGTACTGGTCGCTGGCGGAACTGGCTTCATCGGGCAGAACCTGTGTCGAGAACTCCGAGACCGCGACCACGAGGTAACGGCCCTCTCGAGAAACCCGGACCCGGATTCGGTCCCTGAGGGGGTCGAGACCGCCGTCGGTGACGTCGGTGCCTACGATTCCATCGCCGAGACGGTCGCCGCACACGACGCCGTGGTCAATCTCGTCGCGCTGTCGCCGCTGTTCGACCCCCCGAGTGGTCTCACGCACGAGGGCGTCCACCTCGATGGGACGAAAAACCTCGTCCGGGCCGCCGAAGAAGGCGACACGCCCCGGTTCATCCAGATGAGCGGCCTCGGCGTCGATCCCGACGCACCGACGGAGTACCTTCGAACGAAAGGCCTCGCCGAGGAGGTCGTTCAGGACTCGAGTCTCGAGTGGACGATCTTTTGCCCCTCGGTCGTCTTCGGCGAGGGTGACGAGTTCGTCGGCTTCACGAAACTGCTCACCACGCCGTACATCACCGGCTTGCCGGGCGGCGGGAAAACGCCGTTCCAGCCCATCTGGGTGGGCGATCTGGTCCCCATGATGGCAGACGCCTTCGAGGACGAGCGCCACGCCGGCAAGTCCTACGAAATCGGTGGCCCGGAGGTCCTCACGATGAAGGAGGTGGCGAAGCTGGCGTACAAGGCCGACGGTCGGCCGGTCAAAGTCCTCCCCGTGCCGATGATTCTGGCGAAGTTTGGCCTCACCATGGCGGGCCCGATTCCGTTCATTCCGTTCGGCCCGGATCAGGCGCGGTCACTCAAAGTGAACAACACCGTCGAGGAGAACGATATCGCCGTGTTCGGCAAGAGCGAAGCCGAATTACGAACCCTCGAGGACTACCTCGGCCTGACCGAGTCGGTTTCGACGCAGCCTACGGCGCAGTCCGAAGCCGCCTGAAACCCACGGCGCAGTCCGAAGCCGCCTGAAACCCACGGCGCAGTCCGAAGCCGCCTGAAACCCACGACGCAGTCTGAAGCCGCCTGAAACCCTTTGCTCCTCCATTCCTCGAGAACCCGTCCACAGTAATCGAGTGCGAACAGCGGCGTTGTCGGATGACGGGTCTTTTGAAACGCTACAGCCCGGTAATCGTCCCGTCCGGTTTCACGTCGATCTCCTTTGCTGCCGGCTCCGACGGGAGTCCGGGCATCGTCATCACGTCGCCCGTCAGGGCAACGACGAACCCTGGCCCGGCAGAGGGGTAGAGCCGACGGACGGTGAGCGTCCAGTCGGTGGGGACGCCGAGTGCCGTCGGATCGTCCGACAGCGAGGACGGCACCTTCGAAATGCACACCGGCAGGTCGGCAAAGCCCTGTTCGGCCAGTTCTTCGAGGTCGGACCGCGCTCCCTTCGTGAAGTCGACGCCGTCCGCGCCGTACACCTCGGTGGCGACCGTCTCGAGTTTCGCTTCGAGACTGTCCTCGAGGTCGTACAGCGGCTCGAAGTCGGGCGCGCCACGGTCGGCGGCATCGCGAGCGGCCCGGGCGAGTTCGACGCCACCCTCGCCACCGTTGCGGTAGACGTCGGAGACGGCAGCCGTCACCCCGCGCTCTCGACAGTGGGCACGTACGGCCTCGAGGTCGGCCTCGCTGTCGTCGGGGAAGCGGTTGATCGCCACGACGGGGTCGAAGCCGACGTGCTCGAGGACGTCCAGGTGGTGGTCGAGGTTGGCGAAACCGGCCTCGAGCGCCTCGAGCGAGCGGTCACCGGGAGTCACCGCTTCGTCGAGCGCGTCCTCGCTTTCGAGTACGTGTTCCCCGTGGTGTTTCAGCGCACGGACGGTTACGACGAGGACGACGGCATCCGGCTCGAGGTCGTGTCTCGAGACGATATCGAAGAACTTCTCGGCCCCGAGGTCGGCCCCGAAGCCGGCTTCGGTGACGACGTAATCGGCGAGCGAGAGTCCGATCTGGTCGGCGACGATGGTGTTGGTCCCGTGGGCGATGTTCGCGAAGGGGCCACCGTGGATGAACGCCGGCGTGCCCTCGAGCGTCTGGACGAGGTTCGGTCGGATCGCGTCCCGGAGGACGGCGGCGACGGCACCGGTTGCCCCGAGGTCGTCGACCGTGACGGGTTCGCCGTCGACGTCGTGGGCGACGATCACGCGGCCGACGCGTGTTTTGAGGTCGGGGATATCGGTCGCCATCCCGACGACGGCCATGAGTTCCGAGGCGGCCGTGATGAGAAACTCCGATTCTCGGGGGACGCCGTTGACCGACCCGCCGAGGCCGACGACGACGTTTCGGAGCGCCCGGTCGTTCATGTCCAGGGCTCGAGGCCAGACGACCTCGCCCGGGTCGATACGGGGCTCCTGGTCCTGGTGGAGGTGGTTGTCGACCATCGCGGCGATGAGATTGTGAGCGACGGTAATCGCGTGGATATCGCCCGTGAAGTGGACGTTGATGTCGTCCATCGGGATGACCTGGCTGTAGCCGCCACCCGCTGCGCCGCCTTTGATACCGAATATTGGGCCGAGGGAGGGCTGTCGGACGGCGACGAGTCCGTCCTCGCCCAGTTTGCCGAGCCCCTGTCCAAGCCCGACGGTGGTGACGGTTTTCCCCTCACCGGCGCGAGTCGGCGTCATTGCAGTGACGAGGATGAGTTTGCCGTCCCGTGACTCCGCTGTGTGCCGCTGGATCGCGTCGTGGGTCACCTTGGCTTTCGTCGACCCCAGCCGTTCGATTTCGTCCGTCTCGAGACCCAGATCGCGGGCGATGTCTTCGATGGGACGATAGCTCGCCGCGTTCGAAATTTCGGCGTCGGACGGGATTTCCTCGAGGTGCGTTGTCGTGTCTGTCATACGGGAACCTCGGTCGGCCACCCTGTTAAAACGCGGCAGTAATTGCGAGACAGTGAGAACGACGGTGGACCCGCTTCACTACAGTGAAAGCGATGATGAACGTGCTCACAACAACATCCAGAGAGACAGTTGCCGATGACACGCTCGAGTGAGGTGTATAAAGGTCAACTGAGTAACCTGTGGGCCGATGCCATCTCCCCCGCTCTAGGCTGAAACCGACGTACGCGTGTCTGGTGATTTCGGGGTTATTCTGGGCTGAGTGACATTCACCCCATCACAAAGTTTATATCCCTCATCGGTCTGTTTTCGAGTCAACGGAGCCCCCTATTAACAATGAAGCTGGCGATGATCGGTTTCGGACAGGCCGGTGGGAAGGTCGTCGATCGATTCCTCGATTACGACGACCGAACCAACAGCGGAATCGTCCGTGCGGCGATCGCTGTGAACTCCGCGAAAGCGGATCTCATGGGTCTGACCAATATCCCCCAGGAGAATCGCATCCTCATCGGCCAGGCCCGCGTGAAGGGCCACGGCGTCGGTGCGGACAACGAACTCGGCGCGGAAATCGCCGAGGAGGACATCGACGAGGTGCAAAACGCCGTCGACTCGATTCCGACCCACGAAGTGGACGCGTTCCTCGTCGTGGCTGGGATGGGTGGTGGTACCGGTTCCGGCGGTGCACCCGTCCTCGCTAAACACCTCAAACGAATCTACACGATTCCCGTCTACGGCCTCGGCATCCTGCCGGGCACGGACGAAGGTGGCATCTACACGCTGAACGCCGCCCGCTCGTTCCAGACGTTCGTCCGTGAGGTCGACAACCTGCTCGTCTTCGACAACGACTCCTGGCGACAGACCGGTGAGTCAGTCGAAGGCGGGTACGCTCAGATCAACGAAGAGATCGTCCGCCGGTTCGGCGTGCTGTTCGGCGCAGGCGAGGTCGGCGAAGGCCAGGAAGTCGCCGAAAGCGTGGTCGACTCCTCTGAAATCATCAACACACTCTCGGGCGGTGGCGTCTCGACGGTCGGCTACGCCTCCGAGGAGGTCGAACTCAACACCAGCGGCGGCCTGCTCTCGCGATTCACCGGCGGCGGTGGCGGCGGCGACGACGGCCTGGACGCGGCCAACACGACCAACCGAATCACCAGTCTGGTTCGGAAAGCCGCACTCGGCCGCCTCACACTGCCCTGTGAGATCGATGGCGCAGAGCGCGCGCTGCTCGTCCTCTCCGGTCCCAGCGAGTACCTGAACCGGAAAGGAATCGAGCGCGGACGGAAGTGGCTCGAGGAGGAAACCGGCAGTATGGAAGTGCGCGGCGGTGACTTCCCCCGGCAGGTGCCCGAAGTGTCCGCGGCAATCTTGCTCTCGGGCGTGACGAACGTCCCGCGAATCAAGCGCCTCCAGCAGGTGGCAATCGAAGCCCAGGACAACATGGAAGACATCCAATCGGAGAGCCAACAAAACCTCGAGAGCCTGGTCGAAGACGACGAGGACGAACTCGAGCCGCTGTTCTAACCGTCTCGAGGGGGCGAACACGGGGTCGGGCCCGATCTCTAGCGGATGTGAGCGACGCGATGTCGAGCCCCGCTGACGTGGCTACTTTCTCGGTCGGATTCGCTGTCTCGAGGCTGGTGCGTATACTCGCAAAACAATAGTAAATTAATACGTATATCAAATCATAGTGGTCGCATCGTCTTCGAAACCGAATAAGGGGGCTGCGGCCGCTCGAGAGTCGCCGCTATCAGTAGCCGGCCACTCCGGCCAGCCCATCCAGGGCGCCATCGACTCCGATGTCCTTTTGCCCGTTTACTGGCAATCTCCCTCGAATGCAGGTCGTCGTTCCCTTCGCCGGCCGGACGCCGAAATCACGTCTCGAGCCCGTCCTCTCGCTCGAGGAACGCCGGGCGTTAGCTCGAGCGATGCTCGCGGACGTCTGTGGGGCCGTGGTGGCCACCGGTAACTCGCCGACGATTCTCGCGACGGCACCTCTCTCCGCGGCGACGAGGCGGGAACTCGAGGCGGCGACCGGTGGTGAGTACGCGGTCGAGGTCGACGACCGGCCGCTGTCGCCGGCGGTGAACGCACTCCTCGAGGTGAGTGCGGAATCGGTCGCCATCGTCATGACAGACCTCGCACTCGCGACGCCGGGCGCGCTCGAGGAACTGTTCGACGCCAGCGGCGACGTCGTCATCGCGCCGGGTCGGGGCGGGGGCACGAACGCAATGGTCGTTCGTCACCCCGCGTTTCGGGTGGATTACCACGGGGCGTCGTATCTGGACCATCGCCAGGGCGCTCGGGCGGTCGGTGCGTCCCTCGAGACTGTCGACTCGTTTCGCCTGGCGACGGATATCGACGAACCCGAAGACCTGGTCGAGGTGTGGCTCCACAGCGACTCGCGGTCGAAGGCCACACTCGAGGCACAGGGGTTTCACCTCGAGACGACCGAGGGTCGAGTTCGACTGGCTCGTGACTAACTCGCCACCGGCGGTGAGTGGTTCGAACTGGCGTTCCGTGCCACGACGAACCGAACGGACACGCTGAGAACCGACGACCGCCTGTCCGATGGTATCCGCAGCTTTTTGGCGTGTTACCGGCCACTGTCGAGGCGAAGCGATGTCGAACCACGCGAACACCCTCGACCTCGAGTGGCGACCGTACGACCTGACCGACGGCGAGCAGGTGGTAGGAGACGTTCGCGTCTCGAACGAAGTGAACTCGCCGCTGCTCGAGTCCTCGAGACGGGTGGTTGCGTATCTGCCGCCGTCGTACGAAACGGGCGAGCGCCAGTATCCGGTCGTCTACATGCACGACGGGCAAAACCTGTTCGACGAGGCCATGAGCTATAGCGGGGAGTGTCGCGTCGACGAGACGATGGAGCGCCTCGCTGCGGACGGGTACGAAGCAATCGTTATCGGCGTCCCGAACGCCGGCGACGACCGCCGCCTGGAGTACACGCCGTGGCCACACTCCGAGTACGGTGGCGGCGGGGCAGACGACTATCTCGAGTGGCTGCTCGCCTCTCTGAAACCGGCGGTCGACGCCACCCTGCGGACGAAACCCGAACGCGAGACGACCGGGCTGGCGGGTTCCTCCCTCGGCGGTCTCGTCAGTCTCTACGGCTACTTCGAGTACCCAGAACGCGTCGGTTGTGTAGGCGCCTTGAGTCCGGCGTTCTGGTGGAACGATGAGGCGTGGTTCGACTATCTGGAGGCCCAGCCATCACGGTCGGGTCGGATCTACATGGACGTTGGCGACAGCGAGAGTCTCGAGGACGACGACCTGAACGCGGCCTACCTCGAGGACGCAAAAGCGACGGCAGCGCTACTCGAGTCCAACCGGCACGAGCCCTCGTTGCGATTCCGCGTCGACGAAGGTGGTCGACACCGCGAGACGGCCTGGGCACGGCGGTTCCCTGCTGCCGTACAGTTTTTGCTCCCCTGATAGGAATCAGTGTCACTGAGTAGTGGTCAGTGACGGACCGGGTCGGCCCTGACCGCGATAACGAACCGTATACGCCGTTCGTAGGGACCGTCCGACAGGCTATTGACGCTGCGGACAACTCTCTCGAGATAATGATACCCGGCGCCGAGACCTACGACGTCGATATCGCAATCGACGACGAGACCATCGACAAACTGCTCGAGGTGACGCCCGCGGACGTCGACCCGGCTCCGGCACTCACGTACTGCAAGAACGTCTTTATCCCGCTAACGACCGCCTGCCGGTACACCTGCACCTACTGCACCTACTTCGACCCGCCGGGAGACGCCTCCTTGCTCTCGCTCGAGGAGGTTCGCGATATCTGCCGGACTGGGGCTGACGCCGGCTGTACGGAGGCACTGTTCACGTTCGGAGACGACCCGGACGAGCGCTACACCGAGCTGTACGACCAGCTCGAGGCCTGGGGCCACGACTCGATTCACACCTATCTGCGCGACGCCTGCGCGGTCGCGCTCGAGGAGGGGTTGCTCCCGCACGCCAATCCGGGCGATCAGACGCACGAGCAGATGGCGACTGTCGCCGACGTCAACGCCAGCATGGGGGTGATGCTCGAGACGACGGCCGACGTGGCGGCACACGCGGGCCCTCGGCAGAAGGTCCCCGGTCAGCGCCTGCGGACTATCCAGAACGCGGGTGAACTGGACGTCGCCTTCACCACCGGCATCCTCGTCGGCATCGGCGAATCCTGGCGCGACCGAGCCGAGAGCCTGCTCGCCATCCGTGAGATGCACGAGCGCTACGATCACATTCAGGAGGTTATCGTCCAGCCGGTCGCGAACAACGAGCGCTGGACGGCAGGAGGCCCGGACCTCGAGACGCTGCGGCGGGTGACGGCCATGGCTCGCGTCGCGCTTCCCGACTCCATTTCGGTGCAGGTCCCGCCGAATCTCGCGCCCGCGGGCGAGTTGGTCGACTGCGGCATCGACGACCTCGGCGGCGTGTCGCCGATCACCGACGACCACATCAACCCGGATTACGCCTGGCCCGGACTGCGCGAACTCGAGTCAATCGCCGAGGCGGCGGGCGTCCCGCTTCGCGAGCGACTGCCGGTCTACGACCGATACCTCCCCGAATCGTTGCGATCACCGGCGTTCGACGGCGTGCCTGCTGCTGGCGTCGAGTCGGACGACGACCGCGAGTGGCTCTCGCCGCGGATGCGACGCGCGCTCACAGACGTGGTACCAACAGAGCAGTGACCACTCGACGACGGAGCGGTGACCACTCGAGGCTGTGTAGTGCTAGCTCGGCGACTCCTCGAGATACATTTTCGTCTCGGTTCGCTGATTACCCACTCGACCACCCCCCGGAGTGACGACCCATTGTCAGACCGACAGTTTAAGTAAATCTTCACCCAACTGCAGCCAATGATGGTGACGCCGACACAGGCCGTCTTGTTCGTGACGCTCGTCGCCGCGCTCGCCTTCGGCTGGTTTTTCGCCAGCGAAACGCGCGACCGGTGTCGAGCGCACCTCGAGCGTCGCTTTCTGTATGGCGTTCCGTGGGGAACCCTGGTGACCGTCGCGGTCGTCGTCGCGTTCTATCTGTTCGCACAGGGGGGTCTTCGAAACTGGAACGACCCGCTCATCTATCCGTACGTCACCTGGTCGTACTTCTACCCGACGGGCGTCCTCACGGCGGGTATCGCTCACGGCTCGGTCGCACACATCCTCTCGAACATGTCGGCGACGCTCGTGTTGGCTCCCATCGCCGAGTACGCCTGGGGGCACTTTTCGCCTCGAGACGACGCTGACGGTGAGAACGACGAAGAGACCGGTCGCTCGAGCGACGAGGGGGTAGGTACCGGAACGATTGACGACTCGATGGCCGGTTCCGAAACCGGTCGACCGCCGCTTCGGACGGATGGGGCAGGGGATGAAGCTGAGGCGGACAGAGGGGGAGCCAACGAAGGTGTAACAGGCGTTGATGGGGGTACGGGCGCTCGAGCCGCGGGCATCTTGCAACGACCGTGGATCCGCGCCCTCGTCGTCTTCCCCGGCGCACTGCTGGGGATGGCTCTCCTGACCTCGACGTTCTCGATGGGGCCGGGGCTCGGCTTTTCCGGTGCCGTATTCGCTATCGCTGGCTTTGCACTCGTCACCTACCCCCTCGCGACGGTAGTTGGTGTCGCCGCGAGCGCGGCACTGAGTACGGTGTTGACCGCGCTCAACACACCTATCGTCCGCGCAGGTATCGAGACTGGACCACCGTCGCCCCCAGGCTGGGCGGGAATCGGGTTTCAGGCCCACATGCTCGGCTTTCTGCTAGGCGTGCTCCTGGCAATCGGATTGCTCGCCGTCCGAACCGACCGGCAACAACCGAGACCGTCCGCCGGGCGACTCTTCGGGGCGACGGTCCTCTTTGGCCTGGCGCAGTCGCTCTGGTTGCTCGCGTTTCCGGGTGGAGAGGACACGTTCGTCCTCTATCGTGGCGCTGGCGTCGTCCTCGTGTTTCTGTTGGCTATTGGGATTACGCTCGCCGTCACGGGAAGTACTCGGCCCCTGCCGCGAATCTTCTCGAGTGCGTCCCGGGTTCCCTCGAGGCGACAGGTGGGCGCGTTCTGGCTGGTCTTCCTGGGACTCGTATTTGCCGGGACGGTCGTCGGGGCCTTCGCGTCGGAGACGCCCGTCGTCCCCGTCGCTGGCGTCGCCGCCTTTTTCGTGTTTCTGTTCGGGGTCCCGGCGGTAGTGGCTGTGTTCCCCGACCGACTCCGGCCAGGTTCGGGGCCGGTCACGCGACGACAGACGGTCACTGTCTGCCTGCTGGTGTTTACGGTGCTGGTCGCCGCACCCAGTCTCCCGCTGAGTCTGGGCGTCGTCGATGACGGAACGGTGCCCGCCGGCGAGGTCAGGGCTGGCGATTACGCGGTGAGTTACGCCGAGAACGCGACCAGCGGCCAGACGCCCGCCGTCGACTTCGGGGACGACGAACTCTTTTCGAGTCAACAGAGTGGCGTCATCGTCGTTAGCGAGGACAGACAGCTCTGGACGGTCGCCGTCCGCGAGGAGGTGCTCGCCCACGAGGGCAACGATACCGTCCACGTCGGCGGCTTCGGTTGGCGGGAAACGATTGCGGTCGACCGGCACGGCTGGAACGTCGTCGGCAACGACACCGCCTACGTCGTCGACCTCGAACTGGACGGCGAGACCACCCGGTCGTTCGCCTCCGAGCCGTCGACCGCGAACGTCCGTCTCGACGGCCACGAGCTAACGGTGGTTCCGGGCGAGGAGGTCTCGATGCAAGTCACTCGAGACGGTGAGACGGTGGGCGAGGCCGCGATTCCGTCGGTCGGTGACCGTGTCTCGGTCGGCCCGCTCGAGATCCGAACCGAAACCGTCGATGGCGACGTTCGCGTGGTCGTCGACGACGGCGAGACGCAGGTACAGGTCGCCGAACGCGAGGAGTTTTCGAGCTAACTTCTTGGGTCCCGACCCGCCTCTGTAGTTCCTGGAGTCCCTATTCGTCTCGATAAAACGATTCGTGCACGGCGAGGCCTTCGTCCTCGAGGACGGGGCCATCGACGACTGTGTCACCGTTGCCTCGTTCGATCACTTCAGCGCATGGTATCGTGATG comes from the Natronosalvus amylolyticus genome and includes:
- a CDS encoding tubulin/FtsZ family protein, with product MKLAMIGFGQAGGKVVDRFLDYDDRTNSGIVRAAIAVNSAKADLMGLTNIPQENRILIGQARVKGHGVGADNELGAEIAEEDIDEVQNAVDSIPTHEVDAFLVVAGMGGGTGSGGAPVLAKHLKRIYTIPVYGLGILPGTDEGGIYTLNAARSFQTFVREVDNLLVFDNDSWRQTGESVEGGYAQINEEIVRRFGVLFGAGEVGEGQEVAESVVDSSEIINTLSGGGVSTVGYASEEVELNTSGGLLSRFTGGGGGGDDGLDAANTTNRITSLVRKAALGRLTLPCEIDGAERALLVLSGPSEYLNRKGIERGRKWLEEETGSMEVRGGDFPRQVPEVSAAILLSGVTNVPRIKRLQQVAIEAQDNMEDIQSESQQNLESLVEDDEDELEPLF
- the cofC gene encoding 2-phospho-L-lactate guanylyltransferase, which gives rise to MQVVVPFAGRTPKSRLEPVLSLEERRALARAMLADVCGAVVATGNSPTILATAPLSAATRRELEAATGGEYAVEVDDRPLSPAVNALLEVSAESVAIVMTDLALATPGALEELFDASGDVVIAPGRGGGTNAMVVRHPAFRVDYHGASYLDHRQGARAVGASLETVDSFRLATDIDEPEDLVEVWLHSDSRSKATLEAQGFHLETTEGRVRLARD
- a CDS encoding alpha/beta hydrolase, whose amino-acid sequence is MSNHANTLDLEWRPYDLTDGEQVVGDVRVSNEVNSPLLESSRRVVAYLPPSYETGERQYPVVYMHDGQNLFDEAMSYSGECRVDETMERLAADGYEAIVIGVPNAGDDRRLEYTPWPHSEYGGGGADDYLEWLLASLKPAVDATLRTKPERETTGLAGSSLGGLVSLYGYFEYPERVGCVGALSPAFWWNDEAWFDYLEAQPSRSGRIYMDVGDSESLEDDDLNAAYLEDAKATAALLESNRHEPSLRFRVDEGGRHRETAWARRFPAAVQFLLP
- the cofG gene encoding 7,8-didemethyl-8-hydroxy-5-deazariboflavin synthase subunit CofG — its product is MIPGAETYDVDIAIDDETIDKLLEVTPADVDPAPALTYCKNVFIPLTTACRYTCTYCTYFDPPGDASLLSLEEVRDICRTGADAGCTEALFTFGDDPDERYTELYDQLEAWGHDSIHTYLRDACAVALEEGLLPHANPGDQTHEQMATVADVNASMGVMLETTADVAAHAGPRQKVPGQRLRTIQNAGELDVAFTTGILVGIGESWRDRAESLLAIREMHERYDHIQEVIVQPVANNERWTAGGPDLETLRRVTAMARVALPDSISVQVPPNLAPAGELVDCGIDDLGGVSPITDDHINPDYAWPGLRELESIAEAAGVPLRERLPVYDRYLPESLRSPAFDGVPAAGVESDDDREWLSPRMRRALTDVVPTEQ
- a CDS encoding rhomboid family intramembrane serine protease, which gives rise to MMVTPTQAVLFVTLVAALAFGWFFASETRDRCRAHLERRFLYGVPWGTLVTVAVVVAFYLFAQGGLRNWNDPLIYPYVTWSYFYPTGVLTAGIAHGSVAHILSNMSATLVLAPIAEYAWGHFSPRDDADGENDEETGRSSDEGVGTGTIDDSMAGSETGRPPLRTDGAGDEAEADRGGANEGVTGVDGGTGARAAGILQRPWIRALVVFPGALLGMALLTSTFSMGPGLGFSGAVFAIAGFALVTYPLATVVGVAASAALSTVLTALNTPIVRAGIETGPPSPPGWAGIGFQAHMLGFLLGVLLAIGLLAVRTDRQQPRPSAGRLFGATVLFGLAQSLWLLAFPGGEDTFVLYRGAGVVLVFLLAIGITLAVTGSTRPLPRIFSSASRVPSRRQVGAFWLVFLGLVFAGTVVGAFASETPVVPVAGVAAFFVFLFGVPAVVAVFPDRLRPGSGPVTRRQTVTVCLLVFTVLVAAPSLPLSLGVVDDGTVPAGEVRAGDYAVSYAENATSGQTPAVDFGDDELFSSQQSGVIVVSEDRQLWTVAVREEVLAHEGNDTVHVGGFGWRETIAVDRHGWNVVGNDTAYVVDLELDGETTRSFASEPSTANVRLDGHELTVVPGEEVSMQVTRDGETVGEAAIPSVGDRVSVGPLEIRTETVDGDVRVVVDDGETQVQVAEREEFSS